The following nucleotide sequence is from Coffea eugenioides isolate CCC68of chromosome 3, Ceug_1.0, whole genome shotgun sequence.
TTTTCTACAACACTGAAGGCACTAGTTGAATCCAAACCAGAAGTAGGTTCATCCAGAAACAGAAGTGATGGTTTATGAATTATGTCAATGCCGATGGACACCCTTCGTCGTTCTCCACCTGATACTCCTCTCCTTCCTTCGTCACCAATGTAAGTATGTGCAGTACTCTGCATTGCCCAAAACAGTGGTAAGAATTTCAGAATATTGAAGGTGGGAAGAAGAAGGGTGGTGGTTTATACCGTCAAGCCTAACTGATCAAGGAGGTCATAgactcttttcttcttttcagaCCGAGACATGGAAGGTGGAAGCCTGACTTCAGCTGCAAACATGAATGTCTCAAAGACTGTCAGCATTGGAAAGAGCTGGTCATCTTGCATCACATAAGAAGAAACCATCTTCATATAGCTAGTTGTTACCTGCAGATCAAGTATAATTAAGATCTAATTGCTGGTTTGTACACATGAAACAAATGGGACATACTAGGGTAAGTGAAGATTGCAGACTTACTGGCTTTCCATCAATCCTAACGGATCCTTCAAGACTCCCTTGAGCAATTCGACCAGCCAAAGCATCAAGAATAGTGGACTTTCCAGCACCACTAGGCCCCATAATGGCCATGATTTCACCCCTCATGGCCTGACCAGAGATATCATTAAGAAGATAGGCTTCTTTAGTTATCCAAACACCATCTTTCTTCTGCTTCTTCATGACACTGTACGAGAGGTTGTTGAATTCAAGGCCTTGTCCGGGTATCAACTTCCTTGTTGGTTGCTTGACCACATTCTTGTTGATCAGCTGGGCGCTTTTATCCATGTCCAGCAAGGTTTCTAGGCTTCTGTTCGGGTCCGTTCTTTTGAACTTCGCCATTCTGTCCAATCTGTTGCTCTCCTCTCTTGGCTAGCTTATCAAAGTTCTACCAAGTTTAGAGAGAGCTAAGGTGGAACAACAGTGCTGAGAGTATATATGGTGGGCAGGCAAGAAATGGGGGTGGGACAAAATGGGACAGTTGAAACCAAAGACCTGTTTTGGGTAGTAATGAAGGATTTGAGGAAAGCCATTACACAGATGGGACAGCAATGCGGATCGAAGATGATGCTTTGTTAACTGCTCCCTGTACTTTGGATTTGTCGTTGAAAGCTTTGATCATACCGAAAGCTTCTCGTACAATTCTTGTTTCGTGGTGTAAAGGCAGTTCTCCATAATTCCATCTACATTTGGTTGCTCTAATATATTTGGTAATCAAAATCTGATACAAAACTGTCTAACAATTCTAAGCATTTTGTACAAACAAGCCATAAGTACCATGGATAGAACCAAAGAAAACAAGAGACGTACTCTTTAAGAGAAAAaagatttttggtgaaaattttgtGAGTAAAAGATATTCCCATTGCAATATGAATATAAATGAAATCAATGCGcaaatttaacttttgcaaATTGGGGAAGGAAAAGTAGTAGCAAAAGGGCATCTAGGgaccaaatttttatttttacttttttattttatttttgtatttaggGAAATTTTAACCTTAAAAAAAGGAAGAGGAATGGAAGGCTTCAGAATCGAATCAAGACCAAATACTCATGAGTTGTCTGATGTCCATATTGTCTGGGTTTTTGGgacaactattttttttttggtagggGTGGGGGAATAACGTTTTTAAAATGTAGACAAATATGTGAACTGTGAGTCTGTGAAGCGCTAATTGTCTTGCAAATTCAACTGCAAATTTAGGACCAGGTTACAACGTTTCTAGCAAGTTATCAAAAATTAATTAATACGATCGATTGGTTCCAAAGTATCAGGGCAGCAAATAATCTAATCCTTGAACAAGCAATTCCTTAGCTATTATAATTGCGCCAAGGGCATCAGCATTCCTTGcttttataatttaaaattatcTTGAACAGACTGTGGTCAATCTATTCACCAGAAATACAGTTTCCACTTCCAACCTCCAAGCAACAGTTGACCGTGTATGTTCCCTTTTTTTGGTAACGAAGATAATTTCCTTTAGtttaaattacattttaccctcGGGGATTAAAATTTTTGTACACAAGTTTcctatgatttcaaaagttatatataatcATTTCAAGATTTGAATTAAGATGTCAACACGACGAAATTTTCTTTCCATAATGGAGCtgactaaaatgtcaaaaataatCCTAAATCAAGAggtaaattatttattaaccacaagGGTGGTTATCTATAAATTTTAAACACCATAACTGGGTTATGTAAAAAAGTACTAACCATAAGGAGTTAAAGTATAATGCATATTAAATTTGTATATGTTGGccactttagttattttagtttttagacaAGGGTAATCTTTACATAAATATTTGCAATTCCAAGGTCTGTGTGTATTTTCAAAAGGACTGATTTAATATATGCTAGTTCCAACCCAAGATGAAGTTTAAATCAAACTAGATAAATGTGAAAAATCCAAATCTGATAAAATAGTTATGAGAAACacaaatttaacaaaaaaaatctcACAAAAAATCTAAGGAGAGAGGAAATTCTCATTAAGGGATCTTAGAGAAGCTAAATTTATCATATaactaaatagaaaaaaataaagagctATGGGGAGAGACCGTATACTTTATTGGGCATATATGTAATGATTAGATTAAGACTTAGACGTGGTTTCTAATGGGATAATTTGTCGTCATTTGAGACATTTCATTGACGTATTCTTGCTATATACAAGTAAATACTAGTAACTACATAACAATACATCGTGATTTCGGATAATTACAAAAGATCCCATGTTTTATTTGGCTATTAATATGAGAATAATATTGTACAATTTTCAAACCCTGAATTGAGCATATAACAAGTTCATCATGACGGATTTCGTTAGACATAATAATTTCAAAGTAACATTGGAAACAACATCATCTTATTAGTTCTATGCCAAATGATTTCTGAATGAAAtaaatgtttcttgatttgTAAGCTAATGGCAGCTTGCATTTATGAATTATATTATGTTCAAATCATAATCAAGATAACAAAAACCTAAATGCTTTTGCTAATTGTCGTCTATACATTGCTTCTTTTGTCTTCCTAGAATGGCCGCCTTTGCCTAGAGAACCTCTCCAAAAATTGGCAAACACTTTCTTGTAACATTCTTCACGTCTTATTGGCCAAGGATTCTTCCACCTCCACACTTTTTTTCTCACCATATGGACTAAAGCAAAAGCCTAAACCATCAACTTTGGCAAACATTTTAAGAGTTGCATCTTCCCATAAAGCTTCAATCCCTCTATCAACAGCTTCATCAGCTGAAACACAATGCTGTCCGAGATGTTGGCACGGTTCAATCACACTCTGCTTTTAAGTATTTCAAGCAGGAGATTGATTTCTTCATGAATGTGCACGAAACCATTGACTTGTGAAAGAATAATCTTGTGGCTGCTCAACAAGGTTGTATGAACCGGGACAACTTCATCATACACTGCAACAGACATGTAATCAATCCCAACAAATGTGATATTAGTATTCTGTACCAACCATTGTGCCCCTGTTGCTGTAAATCTAGTATAACTAGGTGCAAAGAAGCCTTTATCCATGAGGCGATTATCAGTGTTTGATGTCTTAAAAATCACTCTTTTTGTCCCTGGAGGAATTTGCAGAGACTACATAACTTCACAAGTTATGTTCTTGTCTTTAGGCGTCTCGACAACCAGGACCGAACCCATGAGGGTTTTGAGGTCGAGGGCATCAACTGTGAATCTTGGCTATCGTAACAAGTCCGGGAAAATGTGTGCAGGGGCATCAACATGAGTTCCAAGATGAGTGCCCACGGTGATGCTACCAGTAAGGATAactttcccttcattttctATTATCACATCTCTAGCACCTACTGAGCCTCCATCAAAAGTAGGCATATTATTCTTTATGGGATGAGTGATATCATATATTTTGCAGCCATCGGATTGTCCATTAGAGGTGGTGCCAAAGGAGGCAATGCAGGCCAGGGACAAAAGAACTAAGCAGGAGATTGATTTCTTCATGAATGTGCACGAAACCTTGGTGAAGGAGTTGGGAGTTTATTCTCCCCGGAATTTGGCAATGTAGACTACAATTCGGAGAGAAACTTGGAGGCAAGCAAGAAGAGATTGGAGGATGACAGGGAAGCAACATTTTGGGCCATTTTTATATTAATAATGGACTCAAAAAGTGGCCTAgatttttggtttgtttggttaTAGAGGAAATGCTGCTTTCAAGCACAACCAATGGTGCCATCTAGCCTATTTGTTAGGAGCAAATTGAATATCCCATGCTAGCGGATTTATTTATTGTAGTGCTTCACTCTTCATTTTAtatagggatggcaatggagTGGGTTTCGAGGATTCTGTaaagggatggcaacggggcgggttTGGGGGATCCCTCCCCTGGCCCGTTGCCAAAAAACTCCCCCGCCTCCGCCCCGCCCCTCCCCACTTCCCCCACGAGTGCCCGTAGGTggtaatttgatttttttttttctagaagtTTTTATTCAATATATCAAAGttgaattcaaaaaataaaataaaatacggaattgaaaaaaatgaaacaagaaaagtgTTGacataaaacaccaaaaaaattaagaaactcAATTGGATTGTATAGATAACATTTGGAAATACTCATAGAATGCGTAATATGCTTGTGCCAAATATCAACTAGGAATTTGGATAGAAAtgagataaaagttatgtttaGTTATCAAATAttctaaatttattattattatattatataatatattacatttatttatattcaTAAATTGAAAcgggggacggggcgggggtGTTGTCCCGTCCCTCCCCGCTCCATTACTCCCCCGCGGGGCAAGCATCTGCGGGCACCCgtccccattgccatccctaattatgtatattagatatcaattaaattcaatttcaccatttttcttgaaattgaaaTTATGTGCCGGAAACAATATATTAAGATAAAGAAAATTCATTGCTAGTGGTTGTGGATGTTAATCTATTTTAACCACTAGTATAGTGCTAAAGTGTAAATTTGATTTACTATCTTGCTTATACAGGTCTATTTCAATCTGCTTAACTGGGAAAGTACGTTGATGGATGGTACAAAATATGTGAAGAGTGACAACTCATGTATATGGTCTTATATTGACCTATTACTCCAAATTCTTTTTTACCCTTCTGGTGGTAATGTTCCACCTCTCTAAAGCAGATTCATAAACCCAGTTAGAGATTTAGATACCTGATGATCATGAACAAAAGGATGATGACAATTGCGATAGAGTTGGAGAATCAAATGCCCCGCACTCAATTACCTGTATGCCCACAAATTTTTGTACCAGGGCACTACCTTCACCATGTCATAGCATACATCACCTTGAAGTCCAAAATACGATTATCAGAAAGGAATTAATGGTGGAAGAAATATGAGACGTGCATCTAAGGTCAATAGGGAAGGCCCAGCTGATGAAACTTAATAGCCGCAGCGAGATAGTGGTAGCATATAGCCTGGCAAAGCGATTAACAATTAGAGAATAGGAAGAAATGGTGTTTAAAGAGACAAATTTCAACAAATTGAGAGTATTCAGTGCCATTAAATGCAAGCCAGAAGTGTAAAAATTATTATTGCAGTAGCACTAATAGAAAATGCAGAACTAGAATTTATCAGAGAATGGGAAGAAATGTTGTTCAAAGAAAAAAGCGCAACAAATTACAAAGTCCCAAATGCAGTTAAGTACAAGCCAGAAGTGCGAAATTACTGCTACACAATGCTAATGGAAAAAGCAGACATGCAGCCCTCTTGGAAGATGCAGACCCAAAATAGCACGTCTTTTTTGAAGTCGAAATATTGTAGTTCTATACAACTTAGAATCAAAGACTGGAAGATTGGTGAAAACAGTGAAAGCCAGTTTGCACCTTGACTAGTATGTCCGTCTAATTGAAGAACACTAAATGACGAAATAAGCATAGCTTGTTATACAACGCTAACCTGGGTTTTGGCACTAATCCAGCTGTCTCCCCATATGAACACACCATGCCTGCGAACGAGTACTGCAGTCGACTTTGGATAAGCTCTGATCTACATGACCAGAATGTTAAACTGTGTTAAAATTCTTCAATTGCAACCTATGCAAATAAAACTTCTATTGTACCATAAATTTGCCACCGTCCTCTAGATTATCTAAAATATTTTGCTGAACTAGAAATTTGTTGGCAGAGGATACCGCTTTAGTTGGTGACTCCACAAGCTTCCCCTCACTGAGAGCATTCTCAATTATTGGCACAACAAGTTCGTCATGGTAACCATGCCCTTGAATACCCTTTATCATCTCCATGTTTCTGATCTGTATCCCAACAATTCCAGATGTACAATCAACAGAACCAAATTTAAGATAATAAGAAGGCAAGGTCGATGCAGTTGTCTTTCAATTAGAAATGTTTTGGGAGAAAGAAAATTACGCGGAACTCGTTCGACGAAGAATTAATCATTGTTACAAAGCAAGCATCCAATCCATGACTCTGAATCACAGCTCCTGCATTACACATTTCATAAACCTATAGAACACAAGAAGTCAGGGTAACATACTTGGAAAAATGATGAATCAAGAAGTTATCGAGGGTAATTAAAATGTATTGGGGTAACAACAAATGACCAAGCTAGAACTGATGTACCTTGAGAAATAGAGGAGCACAGTCGGTACATTTTGGAGGGTTATGAGGATATGTCTTGGTAGGAGGCGGAGACATAGAAGAAAGAACATACATGTCCTCTGGCGACATCCTATCCTTCTGTACATCTACGATGCATTATATCGTATTAGCAGAAAACAGGAGGGAGAGAGCAGGCAGATAGAGACAGAGGAAGGGAGAGAAAACTTGAAGGTAACATGACTATGAATTGATTCTGTCTGGGGACATTATGCTCATGGACTTTCAGGGTTACACTACCTCCAGTACCTGAAAGCCATCCAAGTTTATAAAATTGCAGAGATAGTTCTGACACTAAAGCCTTTTTTTTGCTTCAAAGAGTTGCTTTGAACTCTTAGCCAATATGCAGCTTCAAACACTTCTGCTGGTACTTCAAACACTTCCGCCTGTGGGAAACTACTCATGCTGGCTTCTCTGCAATGGACATTGATGTTGATTCAGCTTCTCAAGTTTCAATCAGAATGCTACTATATCTACAAGAAGCATATTCAATACAATTATGCACTAGATTTACTGCATATTTCATGCCTATTTGGCTTTGAAATCATTTTCGCATTTGCAAGAACctgaaacaaaatttttcacattttcacatTTGCAAGAAGCAGAAACaaaacttttgtttcttttttttcccatctATAACAAGTTTGCAGGGGGCGGCGCAATAGCAATCCCAAAAGTTTATATGATTAGACGAATGTTAAAACAACCTAAAATATGCAATTTTGGTCACATTCTCATTGACCCCGTGGCCAATAAAACCAGATAGATTTTCCTACATGGAAGTCATTAATTCAGATCTAAACGGCCTCAGTCTTTCCAAGCTTTATGAACAGCCATATATAATTTGGCTAATTCAAACTTCACAACCATATACTCATTACAGAAAACAAAGATAGTTACATAATTTATCCCACAATGAGTCACTAACTCGCTCCAAGCCTTTCAAAGAAAACTCTATAACATCATCCACTAATTAACTCTTTGTAGAACATTAGCCTGATCTAGTCAAAAGATTTGAACTTTCAATAAgttgtcaaaaaaaattttagaaaaaaggACACCTCTGTCAAGAAAGAAGATAGCAGAATTTGTGGAGGTAATAGACAGTAAAATGTGAAATGCGTTGAGATTATATGAAGATttaagggcaaattacactttaccccctatgatttagtatttttttgtACATAACTCCCTAatagtttcaaaaactatacataacctccttctaatttggattaaagtgtcaaagtaacgaAAATGAACATTAGTAGTGGAACCTttgaaatgtcaaaattacatttatttaaaaattaaaatggttgaaatgaccaaaatatataaacataatgtATATGATATACTAACCTCGTATGATTTAATATTTTACTATATAATCCCCTTATGATTTAatgttttatcatataatccccttatagttttcaaaatatagACATAACCTCCctatggttaataaataattttcaactttatttaggagtattttgatattttagttgaATCCTTTACGGATTGcaaattcccttttttttgacaatttaatccaaatcatgagggggttatatatagtttttaaaactatagAGGGTTATgtataaaaatactaaatcacGGAGGAAAAAGTGTAATTTACCCAAGATTTAAACACGTAATGCGCAAGACTGAAAAAATATGTTGAGGGAAACCAGAAGATGGGACAGCTGTGACGTCTAGATAACCAagcaagatttttttttgtgcacATCAAGGATGGCCATTATTGTTCCAAGAAATGTCTGCATGCAATGACCAAATACATAATCAAGATACAATAAAGCTCCAATTTCCTTGTACATTCAATATTCAATGTTCCTTCAAGATTAGATTTTGACCTTATAAACAGTTGTTCTAATCTTTGAGGTTTTTTATGCGAATTTAAAAAGACGATtacacttttctttctttcttcttctttttttttcttttttttggggggggggggggggaggggacGGTTGGAATTTGCAATGGCTATCTCATTGTGTATGCATGCACCAGATTCGCAAACTCGTTTAAATTACAGTAACCCATAATGCACTCCTACCAATTAACTAAGCATGCAAATGGACAACTGGTCATTCTGTCGTCAATTCACACGTAAAAAGCTAGCATTTTTCTTCAGGTATGTGGGAAATGTTAAAATTAATAAACATGCTTATGTTCTCCATATTAATTGTTAGCTTCACCTAGCAGGAATTTTTACTACTTAGATCATAATATAGACCAAATGCCATGCCGAAAAAAAGAACATTGGCAAATTAGCTTCTGGAATCATTGTCTAACAAAATTTTATGTCCTCTTCAAAGAATTCTGCAAATTCGCGTAATATTTATAGCTTATTAAATTTGATATCAAAGATTCCGAAATTCTGATTTATAGAAGGTTTAGAAGATGATGAATTCAATAAAGTAATTCTCATTTACACACAAAATATTTCTAATTGATTCACTTTTTAAGCAAAACTAGGAGGAGAACACCGCGCGATGCGCGGTGTAATTTTCAGACGTGCCCAGAAATGCGTAGTAGGATTTCATATTATTCCCCATTTCTGCCCAGCGTGCAAATGCAAAAGGAAAATTACTGTACATCAGAAGGTgaaaaaatatttgcaaatgcTACCAAATATTCTCAACCTTGTGTAATCATGCCTGTTCAGGCAACAGCATGAAATAATACAACTGCAAACTGGAACAATGATtctaaaataataataactacATAATTTTGGAACAGTTTTGGAAATTACATCTCATTCTAAAACCACCAATGCCACGCTTTTCTCAATTGGAGGCAAGGTCTACAAACTCACCAACAAACTATATTACAACCCTCGGCTAAATTCACAAAGAAGTTCCGAATTACAAATGCTTGTAAAACTCAAGAGGGCAGTCTTGCATGGTTTGTTTGGACATTTTATTGAACACTTGTACGAGATGAAGGTGGCATAACAAAATATGCATGATGAATTGACCAATCTTTCTcaattttcatatatatatatatatttaagcACTAACATCATTTTCCCCCAAAACTATATAGTTTCAATTTCAACACCAGgcagtaaaaataaaaatctcttGATCACAAGGTAAAACATCAATGAAAAGAAAGTACCCaaacaaaaaggagaaaaaagaaactgTTAATAAAATACTGCTTGTGCACCGATAGGAAGACATATTGATCAAGAAATAGTGAGAAGAATAGCTGCAACGTACAAGTGGGTAGAGTATAGCCATAACTCCATAGCTAACTAGAGGAGAAAAAGAATACAGCTAGAATACAAGGGGATCCTAAAAGACaattataaaaatacaaacGAATAATCAATAATGCATctaaaaaaaacagcaaaagactAAAATAAATGTATTCTAATTGCTTTGAATTTCAAAGCATCCCTCACAAATTTAAAAAGTTTTCTTCTACCAAAAGGCTTCAGCTCCATATATTCATCAAATAAAATCTTCCATGTTTGCTATGAGAGACTGCATAGTGACTTCAGTGACTAAGAGCATTAGTACTTTCGCATCTTTTGTCAATAAAAAAAACTTTCATTTAATAGAAACTAATCGTATAAAAGTTTGACAACCTCAACCATTCAGCCATGTACGAACCAAACTACCAATGCAGGTGAAGgatatagaaaacaaaaaacaatgATCATCTATACGACGCAGGTAATAATTTACTTTATCACCAACAAATCTGACTGAGAAATCCAAATTACCGTGCAAGCATTAGAAAGGGAAGAACACACACCAAGACCTACTTATACATAAAGACAAAGAATCAACGCCTAAAGCCCCACTACCTTCAATAATATTTTGTCTAGGAATATGATCCGGAATTAGACTTCTTATAGCATATCACAAAATAAAAG
It contains:
- the LOC113766423 gene encoding probable bifunctional methylthioribulose-1-phosphate dehydratase/enolase-phosphatase E1, whose translation is MSSFPQAEVFEVPAEVKKKALVSELSLQFYKLGWLSGTGGSVTLKVHEHNVPRQNQFIVMLPSNVQKDRMSPEDMYVLSSMSPPPTKTYPHNPPKCTDCAPLFLKVYEMCNAGAVIQSHGLDACFVTMINSSSNEFRIRNMEMIKGIQGHGYHDELVVPIIENALSEGKLVESPTKAIRAYPKSTAVLVRRHGVFIWGDSWISAKTQAICYHYLAAAIKFHQLGLPY